A single window of Bombyx mori chromosome 17, ASM3026992v2 DNA harbors:
- the LOC101741808 gene encoding L-dopachrome tautomerase yellow-f2 isoform X2, with protein MFIKIYFLINSIVLFNQIYCVYIQFERKNYWNLFGYDIDGVKYTSDSDYEQQVGAIHFENEALKDHEKFLIQKNLVPYDTVYLFFDQIVTIPRTRPGIPFTVNIMNTLNHRKNNYSPLLSPFPNTQEAKNIVSVYDIVIDGCRRLWMVDTGFIDVPGDRRQIQAPTVTILLVSINKYVVYQKIRIDPEVLRNGVTSGLRTIAIDYILPCSETFMYINDDSSNAVIVFSLRNKSFQRIVRSNANDEAWSFPVPKSIVNYMTNVVRYRQPPNETFIQYSDLLKTTIADREKLRSDAELSEPDANPRGVLYERNVDSNVLFFTNEERTILFCWNVDTPMVEENVALLTDISPDNDFYISAMDTSGYRFQFIVNRIRDINNNIYNEQDINFVNYQILVDDMLENTTCSARTQCSNFLDEWRGESSRVMDVY; from the exons ATACCAGTGATTCAGATTACGAACAACAGGTCGGAGCGATTCACTTCGAAAATGAAGCTTTAAAAGACCATGAAAAATTTCTCATCCAGAAAAACTTAGTTCCATACGATACAGTCTATTTGTTTTTCGACCAAATCGTGACTATACCAAGGACTAGACCAG GTATACCTTTCACTGTAAACATTATGAATACACTGAATcacagaaaaaataattacagtcCTCTCCTCAGTCCTTTTCCGAATACTCAGGAAGCGAAGAATATAGTTTCAGTATATGACATCGTCATAGATGGATGCCGGAGACTCTGGATGGTCGATACAGGGTTCATTGATGTTCCTG GTGACAGAAGACAGATTCAAGCACCAACAGTAACCATATTATTAGTGAGCATTAATAAATACGTGGTTTACCAAAAAATACGCATAGATCCAGAAGTACTTCGGAATGGAGTAACATCAG GTCTTAGAACCATCGCCATAGACTACATCTTACCTTGTTCGGAGACCTTTATGTACATAAATGATGACAGCAGTAACGCTGTTATCGTCTTTTCGCTGAGGAACAAGAGCTTTCAGAGGATCGTCAGATCGAATGCAAATGACGAAGCGTGGAGCTTTCCTGTACCAA AATCAATTGTAAATTACATGACGAACGTGGTCAGGTACCGACAGCCCCCGAACGAGACGTTTATACAGTATTCAGATTTACTGAAAACAACAATTGCCGATCGGGAGAAGTTACGCTCTGATGCG GAACTAAGCGAGCCCGATGCCAATCCCCGAGGGGTGTTGTACGAAAGAAATGTAGACAGCAACGTTTTATTTTTCACAAACGAAGAACGCACAATTCTGTTTTGTTGGAACGTGGACACACCCATGGTAGAAGAGAATGTAGCATTGCTCACCGACATATCGCCGGacaacgatttttatatatcCG CAATGGACACTAGCGGATATCGCTTCCAATTTATCGTCAATAGAATACGGGATatcaataacaatatttataatgaaCAAGATATAAATTTCGTCAATTATCA GATCCTTGTTGACGACATGCTGGAAAATACAACGTGCTCCGCAAGAACTCAGTGTTCGAATTTCCTTGATGAGTGGAGAGGGGAAAGTTCGAG ggttatggatgtatattaa
- the LOC101741808 gene encoding L-dopachrome tautomerase yellow-f2 isoform X1, whose amino-acid sequence MFIKIYFLINSIVLFNQIYCVYIQFERKNYWNLFGYDIDGVKYTSDSDYEQQVGAIHFENEALKDHEKFLIQKNLVPYDTVYLFFDQIVTIPRTRPGIPFTVNIMNTLNHRKNNYSPLLSPFPNTQEAKNIVSVYDIVIDGCRRLWMVDTGFIDVPGDRRQIQAPTVTILLVSINKYVVYQKIRIDPEVLRNGVTSGLRTIAIDYILPCSETFMYINDDSSNAVIVFSLRNKSFQRIVRSNANDEAWSFPVPKSIVNYMTNVVRYRQPPNETFIQYSDLLKTTIADREKLRSDAELSEPDANPRGVLYERNVDSNVLFFTNEERTILFCWNVDTPMVEENVALLTDISPDNDFYISAMDTSGYRFQFIVNRIRDINNNIYNEQDINFVNYQILVDDMLENTTCSARTQCSNFLDEWRGESSRYIISHIKYFAKYITDEYKSDWNRDTEAAKAIWAQF is encoded by the exons ATACCAGTGATTCAGATTACGAACAACAGGTCGGAGCGATTCACTTCGAAAATGAAGCTTTAAAAGACCATGAAAAATTTCTCATCCAGAAAAACTTAGTTCCATACGATACAGTCTATTTGTTTTTCGACCAAATCGTGACTATACCAAGGACTAGACCAG GTATACCTTTCACTGTAAACATTATGAATACACTGAATcacagaaaaaataattacagtcCTCTCCTCAGTCCTTTTCCGAATACTCAGGAAGCGAAGAATATAGTTTCAGTATATGACATCGTCATAGATGGATGCCGGAGACTCTGGATGGTCGATACAGGGTTCATTGATGTTCCTG GTGACAGAAGACAGATTCAAGCACCAACAGTAACCATATTATTAGTGAGCATTAATAAATACGTGGTTTACCAAAAAATACGCATAGATCCAGAAGTACTTCGGAATGGAGTAACATCAG GTCTTAGAACCATCGCCATAGACTACATCTTACCTTGTTCGGAGACCTTTATGTACATAAATGATGACAGCAGTAACGCTGTTATCGTCTTTTCGCTGAGGAACAAGAGCTTTCAGAGGATCGTCAGATCGAATGCAAATGACGAAGCGTGGAGCTTTCCTGTACCAA AATCAATTGTAAATTACATGACGAACGTGGTCAGGTACCGACAGCCCCCGAACGAGACGTTTATACAGTATTCAGATTTACTGAAAACAACAATTGCCGATCGGGAGAAGTTACGCTCTGATGCG GAACTAAGCGAGCCCGATGCCAATCCCCGAGGGGTGTTGTACGAAAGAAATGTAGACAGCAACGTTTTATTTTTCACAAACGAAGAACGCACAATTCTGTTTTGTTGGAACGTGGACACACCCATGGTAGAAGAGAATGTAGCATTGCTCACCGACATATCGCCGGacaacgatttttatatatcCG CAATGGACACTAGCGGATATCGCTTCCAATTTATCGTCAATAGAATACGGGATatcaataacaatatttataatgaaCAAGATATAAATTTCGTCAATTATCA GATCCTTGTTGACGACATGCTGGAAAATACAACGTGCTCCGCAAGAACTCAGTGTTCGAATTTCCTTGATGAGTGGAGAGGGGAAAGTTCGAGGTATATCATTAGTCACATAAAATATTTCGCGAAATACATAACGGATGAGTATAAATCGGACTGGAACAGAGATACTGAGGCTGCTAAGGCTATTTGGGcccaattttaa